A window from Sphingobium sp. EM0848 encodes these proteins:
- the trpB gene encoding tryptophan synthase subunit beta — protein MTDTITPPITLANSLRSQPDASGHFGAFGGRYVAETLMPLILELEKVYKEARQDPAFDAEFTELLRSYVGRPNPLYYAERLTEALRAEAPAGPNGQKRGAKIYLKREELNHTGAHKINNCIGQALLARRMGKKKVIAETGAGQHGVATATVAALFGMECKIFMGAKDVERQKPNVFRMKLLGAEVIPVVSGSQTLKDAMNDALRHWVSNVHDTFYIIGTAAGPHPYPELVRDFQSIIGREAREQILELEGRLPDMLIAPVGGGSNAIGLFHPFLDDADVKMIGVEAAGEGLQGKHAASLAGGKSGILHGNRTYLLQDEDGQITEAHSISAGLDYPGIGPEHSWLHEIGRVQYMPITDDEALASFQKLSALEGIIPALESAHAVASAEKVAPTLDADQILIVNLSGRGDKDIFTVASALGVEI, from the coding sequence ATGACCGACACCATCACGCCGCCTATCACCTTGGCCAACAGCCTTCGCTCGCAGCCCGACGCCTCCGGCCATTTCGGCGCTTTCGGCGGCCGTTATGTCGCCGAAACCCTGATGCCGCTGATCCTTGAGCTGGAGAAGGTCTATAAGGAAGCCCGCCAGGACCCGGCCTTCGACGCCGAATTCACCGAATTGCTGCGCAGCTATGTCGGCCGCCCCAACCCGCTTTACTATGCCGAGCGCCTGACCGAAGCCCTGCGCGCTGAAGCCCCCGCAGGCCCAAATGGTCAGAAAAGGGGTGCCAAAATCTACCTCAAGCGCGAGGAACTGAACCACACCGGCGCGCATAAGATCAACAATTGCATCGGCCAGGCGCTGCTCGCCCGCCGCATGGGCAAGAAGAAGGTCATCGCCGAAACCGGCGCGGGCCAGCATGGCGTCGCCACCGCGACCGTCGCGGCCCTGTTCGGCATGGAATGCAAGATTTTCATGGGCGCCAAGGACGTCGAGCGGCAGAAGCCCAACGTCTTTCGCATGAAGCTGCTGGGCGCGGAGGTCATCCCCGTCGTCTCCGGCTCGCAAACGCTGAAGGACGCAATGAACGACGCCCTGCGCCACTGGGTGTCGAACGTACACGACACTTTCTACATCATCGGCACGGCGGCGGGTCCGCACCCCTATCCGGAACTGGTCCGCGACTTCCAGTCGATCATCGGCCGGGAAGCCCGCGAGCAGATTCTGGAACTGGAAGGCCGCCTGCCCGACATGCTGATCGCCCCGGTCGGCGGCGGCTCCAACGCCATCGGCCTGTTTCACCCCTTCCTCGATGATGCGGACGTCAAGATGATCGGCGTCGAAGCGGCGGGCGAGGGCCTGCAAGGCAAGCACGCCGCCTCCCTCGCGGGTGGCAAGTCGGGTATCTTGCACGGCAACCGCACCTATCTGCTTCAGGATGAGGACGGCCAGATCACCGAAGCGCACAGCATCTCCGCTGGCCTCGACTATCCCGGCATTGGCCCTGAACATAGCTGGCTGCACGAAATCGGCCGCGTCCAGTACATGCCAATCACCGACGATGAGGCGCTCGCCAGCTTCCAGAAGCTCTCCGCGCTTGAAGGCATCATCCCCGCGCTCGAATCCGCCCATGCGGTCGCCAGCGCGGAAAAAGTCGCGCCCACGCTCGACGCCGACCAGATACTGATCGTCAATCTCTCCGGCCGTGGTGACAAGGATATCTTCACCGTCGCCAGCGCCCTGGGTGTCGAAATATGA
- a CDS encoding phosphoribosylanthranilate isomerase: MSRLAIKICGLSTPDTVGAAMRAGATHLGFVHFPKSPRHVEADQLRALTAPVPAHIERVAVLVDPTDEILTELTAAGALTALQLHGKESPERTAAIRARFAIPVWKAISVKTRADIEAAKAYTGAADFLLFDAKTPEGAALPGGMGLRFDWTLLRGAPISTPWGLSGGLGIDNVAEAVRITAAPLVDVSSGVESAPGIKSVDKIMAFCNAASS, translated from the coding sequence ATGTCCCGACTCGCCATCAAAATCTGCGGCCTTTCGACACCCGACACGGTAGGCGCCGCCATGCGGGCAGGCGCCACGCATCTGGGCTTTGTCCATTTCCCCAAAAGCCCCCGCCATGTCGAAGCGGATCAGTTGCGCGCCCTCACCGCGCCGGTCCCTGCGCATATCGAGCGCGTCGCCGTTCTCGTCGACCCGACCGACGAAATCCTGACCGAACTCACCGCCGCGGGCGCCCTCACGGCCCTCCAACTCCACGGCAAGGAAAGCCCCGAACGCACCGCCGCCATCCGCGCCCGCTTCGCCATCCCTGTCTGGAAAGCCATTTCCGTCAAGACCCGCGCCGACATCGAAGCAGCCAAGGCTTACACCGGCGCCGCCGATTTCCTCCTCTTCGACGCCAAGACCCCGGAAGGCGCGGCCCTTCCCGGCGGCATGGGCCTGCGTTTCGACTGGACGCTCCTGCGCGGCGCGCCCATATCCACCCCCTGGGGCCTGTCGGGCGGCCTGGGCATCGACAATGTGGCAGAGGCCGTCCGCATCACCGCCGCCCCGCTGGTCGATGTTTCGTCCGGCGTCGAAAGCGCGCCGGGCATCAAGAGTGTGGACAAGATCATGGCCTTCTGCAATGCGGCGTCCTCATGA
- a CDS encoding lysophospholipid acyltransferase family protein, whose translation MLSNPFLFTLLRLLPASFASWLGGWLSANIARKSMKLRDQRARDNLALLRPDLPEATREAILTRRWFNLGRTMAELANVDRLVNARHVTIANEAAYREALASPRPMIFLTTHIGNWDLLAAHLKASTDRPGLGVYDPPEDPAQAAMLKRARESYMGEAITGNSGAARAILRHLAEKDRAMLYILVDERRDRQVWFPRFGRDLEPSGNLSIALRLARRSDARFLPFTLARTKGAHFHLDWHPPLDPNEMDEVEMLKAMDGFLGKACIDHADQWLALHDMDLTAPTA comes from the coding sequence ATGCTCTCCAACCCCTTTCTCTTCACCCTGCTCCGCCTTCTCCCCGCCTCCTTCGCCTCATGGCTGGGCGGCTGGCTGTCGGCAAACATCGCGCGCAAATCGATGAAGCTGCGCGACCAGCGCGCCCGCGACAATCTTGCCCTCCTCCGCCCCGACCTCCCCGAAGCGACCCGCGAGGCGATCCTCACCCGCCGCTGGTTCAACCTTGGCCGTACCATGGCTGAGCTCGCCAATGTCGACAGGCTGGTGAACGCCCGGCACGTCACCATTGCAAATGAAGCCGCCTACCGCGAAGCGCTCGCCTCGCCGCGCCCGATGATCTTCCTGACGACCCATATCGGCAACTGGGACCTGCTGGCAGCGCATCTCAAGGCCTCGACCGACCGCCCTGGCCTCGGCGTATACGACCCGCCCGAAGACCCCGCGCAGGCCGCCATGCTGAAACGCGCTCGGGAAAGCTATATGGGCGAGGCGATCACCGGCAACAGCGGCGCCGCGCGCGCGATCCTGCGCCATCTGGCGGAAAAAGACCGCGCCATGCTCTACATATTGGTGGACGAACGGCGCGATCGTCAGGTCTGGTTCCCCCGTTTCGGCCGCGATCTGGAGCCATCGGGCAATCTCTCCATCGCCCTGCGCCTCGCCCGGCGCAGCGATGCCCGCTTCCTCCCCTTCACGCTTGCCCGGACCAAGGGCGCCCATTTCCACCTCGACTGGCACCCACCACTTGATCCCAACGAAATGGACGAAGTCGAAATGTTGAAGGCCATGGACGGCTTCCTCGGCAAAGCCTGCATCGACCATGCCGACCAATGGCTTGCCCTCCATGACATGGACCTGACCGCCCCAACCGCCTAA